A window from Cellulomonas sp. C5510 encodes these proteins:
- a CDS encoding NAD(P)/FAD-dependent oxidoreductase, whose translation MTPDADVLVVGGGPVGLAAAVEARLAGLTALVVEPRRPPVDKACGEGLMPQAVSALDRLGVQPPGRPLAGIAYVRGAQRAEHRFAGEPGRGVRRTVLHEALDRRAAGLGVARHAAKVVAVEQDPGSVTARCSDGRALRGRWLLGCDGLHSAVRRLTGLEAAPARRRVRRYGVRRHYRVAPWTDLVEVHWGRRTEAYVTPVGPGLVGVALLGPAPIDVDEELAAMPRLAAHLRGAPVEAADRGAGPLRQATRARASDRVLLVGDASGYVDALTGEGLRLGFAQARAAVAHLDDPAGYERAWSAATRDYRLLTSALVAAATSPLRGAIVPAAVRLPPVFGAAVERLAR comes from the coding sequence GTGACCCCCGACGCCGACGTCCTCGTCGTCGGCGGCGGGCCCGTCGGGCTCGCCGCCGCGGTCGAGGCGCGGCTGGCGGGCCTGACCGCGCTCGTCGTCGAGCCGCGCCGGCCGCCCGTCGACAAGGCGTGCGGGGAGGGTCTGATGCCGCAGGCGGTGAGCGCGCTCGACCGGCTGGGTGTGCAGCCGCCGGGTCGCCCGCTCGCGGGCATCGCGTACGTGCGAGGCGCGCAGCGCGCCGAGCACCGGTTCGCGGGCGAGCCGGGCCGTGGAGTGCGCAGGACGGTGCTGCACGAGGCGCTCGACCGTCGTGCGGCCGGGCTCGGCGTCGCGCGGCACGCCGCGAAGGTCGTGGCCGTGGAGCAGGACCCCGGCTCTGTCACGGCGCGGTGCTCCGACGGGCGCGCGCTGCGCGGGCGCTGGTTGCTCGGCTGCGACGGCCTGCACTCCGCGGTGCGCCGGCTCACGGGGCTCGAGGCCGCGCCCGCACGGCGCCGCGTGCGGCGGTACGGCGTCCGGCGGCACTACCGCGTGGCGCCCTGGACCGACCTCGTCGAGGTGCACTGGGGCCGGAGGACCGAGGCGTACGTGACCCCCGTCGGGCCGGGGCTCGTCGGCGTCGCCCTCCTCGGTCCGGCGCCGATCGACGTCGACGAGGAGCTGGCCGCGATGCCCCGGCTCGCCGCGCACCTCCGAGGAGCCCCGGTGGAGGCCGCCGACCGCGGCGCCGGGCCGCTCCGGCAGGCCACCCGGGCCCGTGCGTCCGACCGGGTCCTGCTGGTGGGCGACGCGTCGGGGTACGTCGACGCCCTCACCGGCGAGGGTCTCCGTCTCGGGTTCGCGCAGGCCCGGGCTGCTGTCGCGCACCTCGACGACCCCGCCGGCTACGAGCGGGCGTGGTCCGCCGCGACCCGGGACTACCGGCTGCTGACCTCCGCGCTCGTGGCCGCGGCGACGTCGCCGCTGCGCGGAGCCATCGTCCCGGCTGCCGTCCGGCTGCCGCCGGTGTTCGGCGCGGCCGTCGAGCGCCTCGCGCGCTGA
- a CDS encoding isoprenylcysteine carboxyl methyltransferase family protein: MSSLVWFDVLVALTALERLAELVVSTRNARWSVARGGVESGLGHFPAMVALHTGLLLACVLEAHLAERPFVPWLGWPALALVVASQALRWWCIATLGPRWNTRVIVVPGLPLVAGGPYRWLRHPNYVAVVVEGVALPLVHTAWVTALAFTVLNAVLLLGYRIPAEERALRLAGERA; this comes from the coding sequence ATGAGCTCCCTGGTGTGGTTCGACGTGCTCGTCGCGCTCACCGCGCTCGAGCGGCTCGCCGAGCTGGTCGTCTCGACGCGCAACGCCCGCTGGTCCGTCGCCCGCGGAGGCGTCGAGTCGGGCCTCGGCCACTTCCCGGCGATGGTGGCGCTGCACACCGGGCTGCTCCTCGCGTGCGTGCTCGAGGCGCACCTCGCCGAGCGCCCGTTCGTGCCGTGGCTCGGCTGGCCGGCGCTCGCGCTGGTCGTCGCCAGCCAGGCGCTCCGGTGGTGGTGCATCGCGACCCTCGGGCCGCGATGGAACACGCGCGTCATCGTCGTCCCGGGGCTGCCGCTCGTCGCCGGCGGGCCGTACCGCTGGCTGCGCCACCCCAACTACGTCGCCGTGGTCGTCGAGGGCGTCGCCCTCCCGCTCGTCCACACCGCGTGGGTGACGGCCCTCGCGTTCACGGTCCTGAACGCCGTCCTGCTGCTGGGGTACCGGATCCCCGCCGAGGAGCGGGCGCTCCGGCTGGCGGGCGAGCGCGCGTGA
- a CDS encoding type III polyketide synthase, with translation MSRILAVSPALPPHAYRQAEITAEIGGLLTRDPGRRALLDRFQGSSGVDTRHLVLPLEKYAGLSSFGEANDLFLREGAELATGAVLDALRDAGLRPSDVDHLLFTTVTGVSAPSLDALLVERLGLRPDVRRSPSFGLGCAGGAAGLALAHDRLTAHPGDVAVLLSVELCSLTFQQDDDSTANLVATGLFGDGAAAAVLVGEERAAHAGRDGPRVVGSRSVLYPGTSGDLGWRVGEQGLRIVLSGGMADTVASHVAADVDALLAPLGATVADVDRWVVHPGGPRILDAVQEALRLPPQALAVSRATMARTGNLSSAAVLHVLAATPPPDDGGLGVVLAFGPGVGAELVALRWGAAA, from the coding sequence ATGTCCCGGATCCTCGCCGTCAGCCCGGCCCTCCCGCCGCACGCGTACCGCCAGGCCGAGATCACCGCGGAGATCGGCGGCCTGCTCACCCGGGACCCCGGGCGCCGGGCGCTGCTCGACCGGTTCCAGGGCTCCTCCGGGGTGGACACCCGCCACCTCGTCCTGCCGCTGGAGAAGTACGCCGGGCTCAGCTCGTTCGGCGAGGCCAACGACCTGTTCCTGCGTGAGGGGGCCGAGCTGGCCACCGGGGCCGTGCTCGACGCGCTGCGGGACGCGGGCCTGCGCCCCTCGGACGTCGACCACCTGCTGTTCACGACGGTCACCGGCGTCTCCGCGCCCTCGCTCGACGCCTTGCTGGTCGAGCGGCTCGGCCTGCGGCCGGACGTGCGGCGGTCTCCCTCGTTCGGGCTCGGGTGCGCGGGTGGGGCCGCGGGGCTGGCGCTCGCCCACGACCGGCTCACGGCGCACCCCGGTGACGTGGCCGTGCTGCTGTCCGTGGAGCTCTGCTCGCTCACGTTCCAGCAGGACGACGACTCGACGGCGAACCTCGTCGCGACCGGGCTGTTCGGGGACGGTGCGGCCGCCGCGGTCCTCGTGGGCGAGGAGCGCGCGGCGCACGCCGGCCGTGACGGCCCCCGGGTGGTCGGGTCACGCAGCGTCCTGTACCCGGGCACCTCCGGCGACCTCGGCTGGCGCGTCGGCGAGCAGGGCCTGCGCATCGTGCTGTCCGGCGGCATGGCCGACACCGTCGCCTCGCACGTCGCCGCCGACGTCGACGCCCTGCTCGCGCCTCTCGGGGCGACGGTCGCGGACGTCGACCGCTGGGTCGTCCACCCGGGTGGTCCCCGCATCCTCGACGCCGTCCAGGAGGCCCTCCGGCTGCCGCCCCAGGCGCTCGCCGTCAGCCGCGCGACGATGGCCCGCACCGGCAACCTGTCGTCGGCCGCGGTGCTGCACGTCCTGGCCGCGACTCCTCCGCCCGACGACGGTGGCCTCGGCGTCGTCCTGGCATTCGGGCCGGGCGTCGGGGCGGAGCTCGTCGCGCTGCGCTGGGGAGCGGCCGCATGA
- a CDS encoding UbiA family prenyltransferase has protein sequence MTDPTVVEHALAVGTPVRCGAYRLDLTTGAWWWSDQVYAIHGFEPHEVVPTSELLLAHKHPDDRDRVACALDPGAGPDEPFSCVHRICDASGRERLVGVVGEAQHGADGSAVAVGGYVTELTAVVDDHAQATASASIAAAAQSRAVIDQACGAVALAARTDPRTAFDRLRVASNDANVPVRTLATAIVTSLPELGGDLGRLARFLDSLLAPATAPPDGPAAPRAGRATSGDDGAPPPTRSSMRQHDAPPRAGHADGAPGPAAPATARRATALLRACHPAPAAAVTLFAGAFAAGAAGAAPGRAVLVAAAVLAGQLSVGWSNDWIDAARDRAVGRVDKPVVSGDISPAGLRAAAVGAAAACVVLSAALGAVPGALHVGLVAVAWSYNAGLKSTAWSWVPYAVAFGALPSVATLAVPDPAPAPWWVTAGAAMLGVGAHLANVLPDLEDDAATGVHGLPHRLGRRRTAAGAAAVLLAAAAVVVLAAPGRPGGGGLLALAGAAALATSAATVALRRPASRWPFRAAMLTAGVVVVLLVATG, from the coding sequence ATGACAGACCCGACCGTCGTCGAGCACGCCCTCGCCGTGGGGACGCCCGTCCGCTGCGGCGCCTACCGGCTGGACCTCACCACCGGGGCGTGGTGGTGGTCCGACCAGGTCTACGCGATCCACGGGTTCGAGCCGCACGAGGTCGTCCCGACCAGCGAGCTGCTGCTCGCGCACAAGCACCCGGACGACCGGGACCGCGTGGCGTGCGCGCTCGACCCCGGGGCCGGTCCCGACGAGCCGTTCTCGTGCGTCCACCGCATCTGCGACGCCTCGGGGCGCGAGCGCCTGGTCGGCGTCGTCGGCGAGGCCCAGCACGGCGCGGACGGGTCCGCCGTCGCCGTCGGCGGCTACGTCACCGAGCTGACGGCCGTGGTCGACGACCACGCCCAGGCCACCGCGTCCGCGTCGATCGCCGCAGCCGCGCAGAGCAGGGCCGTCATCGACCAGGCGTGCGGAGCCGTGGCGCTCGCCGCGCGCACGGACCCGCGGACGGCGTTCGACCGGCTGCGCGTGGCGTCGAACGACGCGAACGTCCCCGTGCGGACCCTCGCCACCGCGATCGTCACGTCCCTGCCCGAGCTGGGCGGCGACCTCGGACGCCTCGCGCGGTTCCTCGACTCCCTGCTCGCCCCGGCCACCGCGCCGCCTGACGGACCGGCGGCCCCGCGGGCGGGTCGGGCGACCTCGGGGGACGATGGGGCCCCGCCACCGACGAGGAGCTCCATGCGCCAGCACGACGCGCCACCGCGGGCCGGGCACGCCGACGGGGCGCCGGGCCCGGCCGCTCCGGCCACCGCACGGCGCGCGACCGCGCTGCTCCGGGCGTGCCACCCCGCACCGGCGGCGGCCGTCACGCTCTTCGCCGGCGCCTTCGCCGCCGGGGCCGCCGGAGCGGCGCCGGGGCGGGCGGTGCTCGTGGCGGCCGCTGTGCTCGCGGGCCAGCTCTCCGTCGGGTGGTCGAACGACTGGATCGACGCGGCGCGCGACCGCGCGGTCGGACGCGTGGACAAGCCGGTGGTGTCCGGCGACATCTCGCCCGCCGGGCTGCGTGCCGCGGCGGTGGGCGCCGCCGCCGCGTGCGTCGTGCTGTCCGCGGCACTCGGGGCCGTGCCGGGCGCGCTGCACGTCGGCCTCGTCGCCGTGGCCTGGTCGTACAACGCCGGTCTGAAGTCGACCGCCTGGTCCTGGGTGCCGTACGCCGTCGCGTTCGGTGCCCTGCCGTCGGTCGCGACGCTCGCCGTGCCGGATCCCGCGCCGGCGCCCTGGTGGGTGACCGCGGGCGCCGCGATGCTCGGCGTCGGCGCGCACCTGGCCAACGTGCTGCCCGATCTCGAGGACGACGCGGCGACCGGCGTGCACGGGCTGCCGCACCGGCTGGGGCGCCGCCGGACCGCGGCCGGCGCCGCCGCGGTGCTGCTCGCCGCCGCAGCCGTCGTCGTGCTCGCCGCCCCGGGTCGGCCGGGGGGAGGCGGCCTCCTGGCGCTCGCCGGCGCCGCCGCCCTCGCCACGTCCGCCGCGACGGTCGCGCTGCGCCGCCCGGCCAGCCGGTGGCCCTTCCGCGCGGCGATGCTGACCGCCGGTGTCGTCGTGGTGCTCCTGGTCGCGACGGGCTGA
- a CDS encoding ABC transporter ATP-binding protein, with translation MQRSVVEELGARLSAPTEFGRDALVVCDAVVRVFRTGGVEVQALQGLDLLVHAGEMVAVVGASGSGKSTLLRILSAADVPTAGRVRVGRWDLGALSRADRVAYRRSVVGSVRQQTSRNLVPYLTARQNVMLPLTLAGRRRPVARGRADELLGLVGLRSAADRRPAELSGGEQQRVAIAVALANGPRLLLADEPTGELDTATGQEVLEVLRAARSDAGAAVVVVTHDPGVSGQVERTVAIRDGRTSSEVLRRRDAEQGDVAEEYAVMDRAGRVQVPREYREALDLTRRVRLALEDDHVSVRPDRPRQGRA, from the coding sequence GTGCAGCGCAGCGTCGTGGAGGAGCTCGGTGCACGCCTGAGCGCGCCCACGGAGTTCGGGCGCGACGCGCTGGTCGTCTGCGACGCGGTGGTGCGCGTGTTCCGCACCGGTGGCGTCGAGGTGCAGGCGCTGCAGGGCCTGGACCTGCTGGTCCACGCGGGGGAGATGGTCGCCGTCGTGGGCGCCTCGGGCTCCGGCAAGTCGACGCTGCTGCGCATCCTGTCGGCCGCCGACGTGCCCACCGCCGGCCGGGTGCGCGTCGGGCGGTGGGACCTGGGAGCGCTGTCGCGGGCGGACCGCGTCGCGTACCGGCGCTCCGTGGTCGGGTCCGTCCGGCAGCAGACGTCGCGGAACCTCGTCCCGTACCTGACGGCGCGGCAGAACGTCATGCTGCCGCTCACGTTGGCCGGCCGTCGCCGGCCGGTGGCGCGCGGGCGCGCGGACGAGCTGCTCGGCCTCGTCGGGCTGCGGTCCGCGGCCGACCGGCGTCCGGCCGAGCTGTCGGGCGGCGAGCAGCAGCGGGTCGCGATCGCGGTCGCGCTGGCGAACGGCCCGCGGCTGCTGCTCGCCGACGAGCCGACGGGCGAGCTCGACACGGCGACCGGCCAGGAGGTGCTGGAGGTGCTGCGCGCCGCCCGGTCCGACGCCGGGGCGGCGGTCGTCGTGGTCACGCACGACCCCGGCGTCAGCGGGCAGGTCGAGCGCACGGTGGCCATCCGCGACGGCCGGACCAGCAGCGAGGTGCTCCGCCGTCGCGACGCCGAGCAGGGGGACGTCGCCGAGGAGTACGCCGTGATGGACCGGGCCGGCCGCGTGCAGGTGCCCCGGGAGTACCGGGAGGCGCTGGACCTGACCCGCCGGGTCCGGCTGGCGCTCGAGGACGACCACGTCTCCGTGCGCCCCGACCGCCCCCGGCAGGGTCGCGCATGA
- a CDS encoding ABC transporter ATP-binding protein: MTAPLVRVRGVRRTYGTGHAAVHALRGVDLDVAPGELVALVGRSGSGKTTLLNLVGGLDRPDAGSVHVDGTDLSALDRAGQVRLRRDVVAFVFQTFGLVPVLSAAENVAVPLRLRALPVADRERRVELLLRLVGLEGHAALRPDELSGGQQQRVALARALAGSPRLLVADEPTGQLDSETGLAVMALIRAVVEAEGMAALVSTHDPVMIGLADRAVRLVDGRLAPA, translated from the coding sequence ATGACGGCACCGCTCGTGCGCGTGCGCGGCGTCCGGCGCACGTACGGCACGGGGCACGCGGCGGTCCACGCCCTGCGCGGCGTCGACCTGGACGTGGCGCCCGGGGAGCTCGTGGCGCTGGTCGGCCGGTCGGGGTCCGGCAAGACGACGCTGCTGAACCTCGTCGGGGGCCTCGACCGGCCGGACGCCGGATCCGTCCACGTGGACGGCACGGACCTGTCCGCGCTGGACCGCGCGGGCCAGGTGCGGCTGCGGCGGGACGTGGTGGCGTTCGTGTTCCAGACCTTCGGACTGGTGCCGGTGCTCAGCGCCGCGGAGAACGTCGCGGTGCCGCTGCGCCTGCGGGCGCTGCCCGTGGCGGACCGCGAGCGCCGGGTGGAGCTGCTGCTGCGCCTCGTCGGGCTCGAGGGGCACGCCGCCCTGCGCCCCGACGAGCTGTCGGGCGGCCAGCAGCAGCGGGTCGCGCTCGCCCGGGCGCTCGCCGGGTCGCCGCGGCTGCTCGTCGCCGACGAGCCGACCGGGCAGCTCGACAGCGAGACCGGCCTGGCGGTGATGGCCCTGATCCGTGCGGTCGTGGAGGCCGAGGGCATGGCGGCGCTGGTCTCCACGCACGACCCGGTGATGATCGGCCTGGCGGACCGGGCGGTGCGGCTGGTCGACGGCCGCCTGGCCCCGGCATGA
- a CDS encoding FtsX-like permease family protein — protein MTVALLLRRARAQAGLLLAVTATALVALTVLGTCALLLGPGRSGALEAAVAGAPPGATAVQARVDPAPGADADAVAGRTAALLEGALDPLPADSSVWSETPLLALEGVPATDGPAFAYLADAPGVQDVARLVGGVWPGGEDGAVADGGAQAPVAVAVPRAAAEALGLAVGDVFRLGPSADSAPDADLVVRVSGVYAARGAGGEATPWTRDLIAGAGADPDHGRPGTQGRRASPAYGPLVVAPDAAGGVLEAAGPGPVSVAVQPGAARADAATLSRVAGRVAGVRTELADGLGDAAERVVVRTTLPAVLRAAVAQHGVTGAAAAVAGLLCGVLAVAALLLAGRLLAARRAGERALLQDRGAGLSWLLRAAVAEAGVVVGVAAALAVPASLAMYAVAAAVVPVLPPVGAPPGVLLGTAAAGALVLLLALCAPAARTAASHRVEGVRRVARTGADLLLVALAAVVVLRLRGGTSDVLRTLAPVLCLVALSVLALRAVPFVAGGAERSARRSRRFVLPLAALDVARRPRPAAAVLLVVLAAAGSTFGAAWWATTARSQGEQAEVRVPAELVASGLTGTPAEQEEALRTAAGVAGLPAVDRVTALGTLVGAGSGEAPTRLLAVAHDAPLRGRLPDGARWPDLTADLPPGGPASTLALGAAGERGLRLEGTASGAVPVTAVATLVLQDARGVRTAVVTEEVPLDGGVHELVPAAAPGRTGTPTSGPEGDGALAAVLLHLRAGAPLPESGAAPSQVQVLVGWDAPTASGGAGAAAAWGAAPTTASALALPASSATVDREGLRAGATLDLVAASAGPADLVLSGFPRPGPLPVLVSQDLATTASLRAGDLLEVLVGRTPVPARVVGVAPYLPGAPEGPAVLADLDALSRAALAQAETATLVDVWWVDGAGPDAAAALRDRGADVTVRAEVAATLRDGPQQAAVGAALALLVGAALLLALVGAVLHAAGSADDRGPEVARLLALGASPRAVAATHVAQHAVLDVLGVAVGTAVGAATAWLLAPALTVTASGGAPVPPALVVWPWPVQGAVLAALVVGSTAVTLPVVRALVRRAAASHLRVGDAA, from the coding sequence ATGACGGTCGCCCTGCTGCTGCGCCGTGCCCGGGCGCAGGCCGGCCTGCTGCTCGCGGTGACGGCGACGGCCCTCGTCGCGCTGACCGTGCTCGGCACGTGCGCGCTGCTGCTCGGGCCCGGGCGGTCGGGCGCCCTCGAGGCCGCCGTCGCCGGCGCGCCGCCCGGCGCCACCGCGGTGCAGGCACGGGTGGACCCGGCGCCCGGCGCGGACGCCGACGCGGTGGCCGGCCGCACGGCGGCGCTGCTCGAGGGCGCGCTCGACCCGCTGCCGGCGGACTCCTCGGTGTGGTCGGAGACGCCGCTGCTGGCCCTCGAGGGGGTGCCGGCCACCGACGGGCCGGCGTTCGCGTACCTCGCGGACGCTCCCGGGGTCCAGGACGTCGCCCGCCTGGTCGGGGGCGTGTGGCCGGGGGGTGAGGACGGGGCCGTCGCGGACGGCGGCGCGCAGGCCCCGGTGGCGGTCGCCGTCCCGCGCGCGGCGGCGGAGGCGCTCGGCCTGGCCGTCGGCGACGTGTTCCGCCTCGGTCCGTCCGCCGACTCCGCGCCGGACGCCGACCTCGTCGTCCGGGTCTCGGGCGTCTACGCGGCGCGGGGTGCCGGCGGGGAGGCGACGCCGTGGACCCGCGACCTGATCGCGGGCGCGGGCGCCGACCCCGACCACGGGCGCCCCGGGACGCAGGGGCGCCGCGCGTCGCCCGCCTACGGTCCGCTGGTCGTCGCCCCGGACGCGGCCGGCGGGGTCCTCGAGGCGGCGGGCCCCGGACCGGTCAGCGTGGCGGTGCAGCCGGGCGCCGCGCGTGCCGACGCCGCCACGCTGAGCCGGGTCGCGGGCCGCGTCGCGGGCGTACGCACCGAGCTGGCGGACGGGCTCGGCGACGCGGCTGAGCGCGTCGTGGTCCGCACGACCCTGCCGGCGGTGCTGCGCGCGGCCGTCGCGCAGCACGGTGTCACCGGGGCCGCGGCAGCCGTCGCCGGGCTGCTGTGCGGGGTGCTCGCGGTCGCCGCGCTGCTGCTCGCCGGCCGGCTGCTCGCCGCGCGACGGGCGGGTGAGCGGGCGCTGCTGCAGGACCGCGGCGCGGGCCTGTCGTGGCTGCTGCGGGCCGCGGTGGCCGAGGCGGGCGTCGTGGTCGGGGTCGCGGCCGCGCTCGCCGTCCCGGCCTCGCTCGCCATGTACGCCGTCGCCGCGGCCGTCGTGCCGGTGCTGCCGCCCGTCGGGGCGCCGCCCGGCGTCCTGCTCGGCACCGCGGCGGCGGGGGCGCTCGTGCTCCTGCTCGCGCTGTGCGCCCCGGCCGCGCGCACGGCGGCGTCGCACCGGGTCGAGGGCGTGCGCCGCGTCGCGCGCACGGGAGCCGACCTGCTGCTGGTCGCGCTGGCCGCCGTGGTCGTGCTGCGGCTGCGCGGCGGGACGTCGGACGTGCTCCGCACGCTCGCGCCGGTCCTGTGCCTCGTCGCGCTCTCGGTGCTCGCGCTGCGCGCGGTGCCGTTCGTGGCCGGGGGCGCGGAGCGGTCCGCCCGCCGGTCGCGCCGGTTCGTGCTGCCGCTGGCCGCGCTGGACGTGGCGCGCCGCCCGCGGCCCGCCGCGGCGGTGCTGCTGGTGGTGCTGGCGGCCGCGGGCAGCACCTTCGGGGCGGCGTGGTGGGCGACGACGGCGCGCTCGCAGGGGGAGCAGGCCGAGGTCCGGGTCCCCGCGGAGCTGGTCGCGTCCGGCCTCACCGGGACGCCGGCGGAGCAGGAGGAGGCCCTGCGCACCGCCGCCGGGGTGGCCGGGCTGCCGGCCGTGGACCGCGTGACCGCGCTGGGGACGCTCGTCGGGGCCGGGTCGGGGGAGGCGCCGACCCGGTTGCTGGCCGTGGCACACGACGCCCCGCTGCGCGGCCGGTTGCCGGACGGGGCCCGCTGGCCCGACCTGACGGCCGACCTCCCGCCGGGCGGCCCCGCGTCCACCCTGGCGCTCGGGGCGGCGGGCGAGCGGGGGCTCCGGCTGGAGGGCACGGCGTCCGGTGCGGTGCCGGTCACCGCCGTCGCGACGCTGGTGCTGCAGGACGCGCGGGGTGTGCGCACCGCGGTCGTCACCGAGGAGGTGCCGCTCGACGGCGGCGTCCACGAGCTGGTCCCGGCGGCGGCACCGGGGCGCACCGGGACGCCGACGTCCGGGCCCGAGGGGGACGGCGCCCTGGCCGCCGTGCTGCTGCACCTGCGCGCCGGCGCGCCGCTCCCGGAGTCGGGCGCCGCGCCGTCGCAGGTCCAGGTGCTCGTGGGGTGGGACGCGCCGACGGCGAGCGGCGGGGCCGGAGCCGCGGCCGCCTGGGGGGCGGCCCCGACGACGGCCTCGGCGCTCGCGCTGCCGGCGTCGTCCGCGACGGTCGACCGGGAGGGTCTGCGGGCCGGGGCGACCCTCGACCTCGTCGCGGCGTCCGCCGGTCCCGCGGACCTGGTGCTGAGCGGCTTCCCGCGGCCAGGGCCGCTGCCGGTGCTGGTGAGCCAGGACCTGGCGACGACCGCGTCGCTGCGGGCCGGCGACCTGCTGGAGGTGCTGGTCGGCCGGACGCCGGTGCCCGCCCGGGTCGTCGGCGTGGCCCCGTACCTGCCGGGCGCGCCGGAGGGCCCCGCCGTGCTGGCGGACCTCGACGCGCTCTCCCGGGCGGCCCTCGCGCAGGCGGAGACGGCCACGTTGGTGGACGTCTGGTGGGTCGACGGCGCCGGGCCGGACGCGGCCGCGGCCCTGCGGGACAGGGGCGCCGACGTGACGGTCCGCGCCGAGGTCGCCGCGACGCTCCGCGACGGGCCGCAGCAGGCCGCCGTGGGCGCCGCGCTCGCCCTCCTCGTGGGTGCGGCTCTGCTGCTCGCCCTCGTGGGGGCGGTGCTGCACGCCGCGGGGTCCGCCGACGACCGGGGGCCCGAGGTCGCCCGGCTGCTCGCCCTCGGCGCGTCGCCGCGAGCGGTCGCCGCCACGCACGTCGCCCAGCACGCCGTCCTCGACGTGCTGGGCGTGGCGGTCGGGACGGCGGTCGGGGCGGCGACGGCGTGGCTGCTCGCGCCCGCCCTGACCGTCACGGCGTCCGGCGGTGCGCCCGTGCCGCCGGCGCTCGTGGTGTGGCCGTGGCCGGTGCAGGGCGCGGTCCTCGCCGCCCTCGTCGTCGGGTCGACGGCCGTGACGCTGCCTGTGGTCCGCGCGCTCGTCCGGCGGGCCGCGGCCTCCCACCTCCGGGTCGGGGACGCGGCGTGA
- a CDS encoding manganese catalase family protein has protein sequence MFFHRQELQHEAKPDRPDAVYARKLQEVLGGQYGEITVAMQYGFQSWNTHLPGKYRDLLYGIGAEEFGHVEMLATMIAQLLEKAPVGVTDEAVQDDPTVAAVLGGTDLQHAIVAGAGARPVDSMGNPWSAGYVTASGNLLADFTANANAEMQGRVQVARLYHMTDDHGVRDLLAFLLARDTMHQNQWIAAARELQEEGLEGLPVPSNFPLGQEDREVAYQYINFSDGAQAGEGSWASGPTPDGLGEFTYVPEPPAGVPMPPPTQPDPRLYGTTPQPDVVEKVTGKVKDTLKSE, from the coding sequence ATGTTCTTCCACCGCCAAGAGCTCCAGCACGAGGCCAAGCCCGACCGCCCGGACGCCGTCTACGCCCGCAAGCTCCAGGAGGTCCTGGGCGGGCAGTACGGCGAGATCACGGTCGCGATGCAGTACGGGTTCCAGTCCTGGAACACCCACCTCCCCGGCAAGTACCGCGACCTGCTGTACGGCATCGGCGCCGAGGAGTTCGGCCACGTGGAGATGCTCGCCACGATGATCGCCCAGCTCCTGGAGAAGGCGCCGGTCGGCGTGACCGACGAGGCGGTGCAGGACGACCCGACCGTCGCGGCCGTGCTCGGCGGCACGGACCTGCAGCACGCCATCGTGGCGGGCGCCGGGGCGCGCCCGGTCGACAGCATGGGCAACCCCTGGAGCGCGGGCTACGTCACCGCCAGCGGGAACCTGCTCGCCGACTTCACGGCGAACGCGAACGCCGAGATGCAGGGCCGCGTGCAGGTCGCCCGGCTCTACCACATGACCGACGACCACGGCGTCCGCGATCTGCTCGCGTTCCTGCTGGCGCGAGACACGATGCACCAGAACCAGTGGATCGCCGCGGCGCGCGAGCTCCAGGAGGAGGGCCTCGAGGGGCTTCCCGTCCCGAGCAACTTCCCGCTCGGGCAGGAGGACCGCGAGGTGGCGTACCAGTACATCAACTTCTCCGACGGCGCCCAGGCGGGCGAGGGGTCCTGGGCCTCCGGCCCGACCCCGGACGGCCTCGGTGAGTTCACCTACGTGCCGGAGCCGCCTGCGGGCGTGCCGATGCCGCCGCCCACGCAGCCGGACCCCCGGCTGTACGGCACGACCCCCCAGCCCGACGTCGTGGAGAAGGTCACGGGCAAGGTCAAGGACACCCTCAAGAGCGAGTGA
- a CDS encoding phage holin family protein — protein MTGPGDPTVAADQRAVPRGPAPGAGPPDGTGAGPAPRPEPERPSLGDLIGSVTQDLSRLVRQEVELAKAELGQSARRAGRGSGLLAGAGVAGHFVLLFLSVALWWGLPIGKAWSAVVVAAVWGVVGAVLALRGRAELRRVQGTPRTAETVRKIPNALKGEEEANHE, from the coding sequence GTGACCGGCCCGGGAGACCCGACCGTCGCGGCCGACCAGCGCGCGGTGCCACGAGGCCCGGCGCCGGGGGCGGGGCCCCCGGACGGGACGGGCGCCGGACCCGCACCGCGTCCCGAGCCGGAGCGGCCGTCGCTCGGTGACCTCATCGGTTCCGTCACCCAGGACCTCTCCCGGCTCGTCCGGCAGGAGGTCGAGCTCGCCAAGGCGGAGCTCGGGCAGTCGGCCCGGAGGGCCGGGCGCGGCAGCGGACTGCTCGCGGGCGCCGGCGTGGCCGGCCACTTCGTGCTGCTGTTCCTGTCGGTCGCCCTGTGGTGGGGGCTGCCGATCGGCAAGGCGTGGTCCGCCGTCGTGGTGGCCGCGGTGTGGGGCGTCGTGGGGGCGGTCCTGGCGCTCCGGGGACGCGCCGAGCTCCGCCGGGTGCAGGGCACGCCGCGCACGGCGGAGACCGTCAGGAAGATCCCGAACGCGCTGAAGGGCGAGGAGGAGGCGAACCATGAGTGA